The Microcebus murinus isolate Inina chromosome 4, M.murinus_Inina_mat1.0, whole genome shotgun sequence genome has a segment encoding these proteins:
- the NAP1L4 gene encoding nucleosome assembly protein 1-like 4 isoform X2, translating into MADNSFSDGVPSDAVEAAKNASNTEQLTDQVMQNPQVLAALQERLDNVSHTPSSYIETLPKAVKRRINALKQLQVRCAHIEAKFYEEVHDLERKYAALYQPLFDKRREFITGDVEPTDAESEWHSENEEEEKLAGDMKNKVVIAENEKETATAEEPNPKGIPEFWFTIFRNVDMLSELVQEYDEPILKHLQDIKVKFSDPGQPMSFVLEFHFEPNDYFTNSVLTKTYKMKSEPDKADPFSFEGPEIVDCDGCTIDWKKGKNVTVKTIKKKQKHKGRGTVRTITKQVPNESFFNFFSPLKGRSASGDGESLDEDSEFTLASDFEIGHFFRERIVPRAVLYFTGEAIEDDDNFEEGEEGEEEELEGDEEGEDEDDAEINPKV; encoded by the exons ATGGCAGATAACAG TTTTTCAGATGGGGTTCCTTCAGATGCTGTGGAAGCTGCTAAAAATGCAAGTAATACAG AACAGCTTACAGATCAGGTGATGCAGAATCCTCAAGTTTTGGCAGCTTTACAGGAGCGACTTGACAATGTCTCTCACACCCCTTCGAGCTACATCGAAAC TTTACCTAAAGCAgtaaaaagaagaattaatgcaTTGAAACAGCTTCAGGTGAGATGTGCTCATATAGAAGCCAAGTTCTATGAAGAAGTTCATGACTTGGAAAGAAAGTATGCAGCATTATACCAGCCTCTCTTTGACAAG AGAAGAGAATTCATCACTGGTGATGTTGAGCCAACAGACGCAGAATCAGAATGGCACAGTGAaaatgaagaggaggaaaaattggct ggagacatgaaaaataaagttgtcaTAGCAGAAAACGAAAAAGAAACAGCGACTGCTGAAGAGCCAAACCCCAAAGGAATCCCAGAGTTCTGGTTCACCATCTTTAGAAATGTAGATATGCTGAGTGAGTTAGTCCAG GAATATGATGAACCAATCTTGAAACACCTGCAGGATATCAAAGTGAAGTTTTCTGACCCTGGACAGCCTATG TCTTTTGTATTAGAGTTCCACTTCGAACCCAACGACTACTTTACCAACTCAGTCCTGACAAAAACGTACAAGATGAAGTCAGAGCCAGATAAGGCTGACCCCTTTTCCTTTGAAGGTCCTGAAATCGTGGACTGTGATGG GTGTACTATTgactggaagaaaggaaagaatgttaCAGTCAAAACCATCAAAAAAAAGCAGAAGCATAAGGGTCGAGGCACTGTGAGGACAATTACTAAGCAAGTACCCAATGAGTCATTTTTCAACTTCTTCAGTCCACTGAAAGGTAGGTCAG cGTCTGGTGATGGAGAGTCGCTG GATGAAGATTCAGAATTTACACTGGCTTCTGATTTTGAAATTGGACACTTCTTCCGTGAGAGGATCGTCCCACGGGCAGTGCTCTACTTCACCGGGGAGGCCATTGAGGATGATGACAAC
- the NAP1L4 gene encoding nucleosome assembly protein 1-like 4 isoform X4, with protein sequence MADNSFSDGVPSDAVEAAKNASNTEQLTDQVMQNPQVLAALQERLDNVSHTPSSYIETLPKAVKRRINALKQLQVRCAHIEAKFYEEVHDLERKYAALYQPLFDKRREFITGDVEPTDAESEWHSENEEEEKLAGDMKNKVVIAENEKETATAEEPNPKGIPEFWFTIFRNVDMLSELVQEYDEPILKHLQDIKVKFSDPGQPMSFVLEFHFEPNDYFTNSVLTKTYKMKSEPDKADPFSFEGPEIVDCDGCTIDWKKGKNVTVKTIKKKQKHKGRGTVRTITKQVPNESFFNFFSPLKASGDGESLDEDSEFTLASDFEIGHFFRERIVPRAVLYFTGEAIEDDDNFEEGEEGEEEELEGDEEGEDEDDAEINPKV encoded by the exons ATGGCAGATAACAG TTTTTCAGATGGGGTTCCTTCAGATGCTGTGGAAGCTGCTAAAAATGCAAGTAATACAG AACAGCTTACAGATCAGGTGATGCAGAATCCTCAAGTTTTGGCAGCTTTACAGGAGCGACTTGACAATGTCTCTCACACCCCTTCGAGCTACATCGAAAC TTTACCTAAAGCAgtaaaaagaagaattaatgcaTTGAAACAGCTTCAGGTGAGATGTGCTCATATAGAAGCCAAGTTCTATGAAGAAGTTCATGACTTGGAAAGAAAGTATGCAGCATTATACCAGCCTCTCTTTGACAAG AGAAGAGAATTCATCACTGGTGATGTTGAGCCAACAGACGCAGAATCAGAATGGCACAGTGAaaatgaagaggaggaaaaattggct ggagacatgaaaaataaagttgtcaTAGCAGAAAACGAAAAAGAAACAGCGACTGCTGAAGAGCCAAACCCCAAAGGAATCCCAGAGTTCTGGTTCACCATCTTTAGAAATGTAGATATGCTGAGTGAGTTAGTCCAG GAATATGATGAACCAATCTTGAAACACCTGCAGGATATCAAAGTGAAGTTTTCTGACCCTGGACAGCCTATG TCTTTTGTATTAGAGTTCCACTTCGAACCCAACGACTACTTTACCAACTCAGTCCTGACAAAAACGTACAAGATGAAGTCAGAGCCAGATAAGGCTGACCCCTTTTCCTTTGAAGGTCCTGAAATCGTGGACTGTGATGG GTGTACTATTgactggaagaaaggaaagaatgttaCAGTCAAAACCATCAAAAAAAAGCAGAAGCATAAGGGTCGAGGCACTGTGAGGACAATTACTAAGCAAGTACCCAATGAGTCATTTTTCAACTTCTTCAGTCCACTGAAAG cGTCTGGTGATGGAGAGTCGCTG GATGAAGATTCAGAATTTACACTGGCTTCTGATTTTGAAATTGGACACTTCTTCCGTGAGAGGATCGTCCCACGGGCAGTGCTCTACTTCACCGGGGAGGCCATTGAGGATGATGACAAC